A region of the Rubripirellula tenax genome:
CCGTTTTTGATCCGCGAAAAGTTGCCGCCATGCGATCGCTGAAGTTGGCCGCCCTGAACGCTCAAGTCATGTTGACTTCGCCGTTCCGCCGCGCTCGGATAAGGAAGGCCGCCGCCGAAGGCACGGCGCCCATCTCCGTCTCGTTTTATCATCGAGTCGCCGACACATGCGCGAACGATTGGACGATCAGCCGAGAACGATTTCTTCGACACATCGACTACTGTAAATCCCGTTTCGAAATGATCTCGTTGGCGGAAGTTCAACGGCGGGTTCGATCGCAACAGTCGCACAACGCAGCGATGTCCATCACGTTTGATGATGGCTACCGCGACAATTGTGAATTCGCATTGCCGTTGTTGATCCAGCGGGGCATCCCCTGCACGTATTTTGTGACGACGTGTAACGTCCGTGGTCAGATGCCGTTTCCACACGACGTGAAATCGGGCGAACCGTTGGCTGTGAACACGGTCCAACAGATTCGCGAGCTATCCGATGCCGGTGTCGAAATCGGTTGCCATACCCGGCAACACGTCGATTTTTCAAAGGTACACGACCAAGCCACCGTTCGCGACGAAGTCGTTCGAGCGAAATCAGAACTCGAACAAATGATCGGCCGCGAAGTTCGCTACTTTGCCTTCCCATTCGGTCTGCCCGCTCAATTGACCCAGGCAGCGATCGAAGCCGTTTCCGAGGCCGGGTTTGATGGATTCTGTAGCGCCTACGGCGCATACAACTTGGTCGGCCGCGACTGGTTCCATATCCGCCGCTTCCATGGCGATCCTGAATTCGCGCGGCTGAAAAATTGGTTGAGCATCGATCCAAGAAAAGTCCGTCAAGAACCTGAAGTGCGTTACTTCTTGCCGCCGGCAATGTCTTTCAAAGAAACATTCCCGATGATGGGCCGAACAACGCCCCTGTTCGCCCACTAGTCGTCCATTGCCGGCCGGATCCAACCGGGCTAGCGAAATTCGTTCGATGATTCCTGTGTTCAAACCCCAACCTAAACCAACCATGCTGTTTTCGCGCAAACGCCCTTGGCGTCCCGTCCCCAAACGATCGGATGTCGGACCACTACGGTGCGTCTTTGTCATCACCAGCATGCCCGTCGGAGGTGCCGAGACGCTGTTGGTCAACATGATGCGAAAAATGGATCCGGCTCGTATTCGCCCGGAAGTGGTTTGCTTGAAAGAACCGGGCCCGTTGGGCGATGAAATTTCCGGCGAGTTTCCGGTGCACAGCCATTTGATCGGCGGGAAGTTTGATGTGGGTGTTTTGCCGCGATTGGCGAAATTGCTGCACCGCAGACGGGCCGATATGGTCGTCACGGTGGGCGCGGGCGACAAAATGTTTTGGGGTCGTTTGGCGGCTCACATCGCCGGTGTTCCGGTGATCGCGTCGGCACTGCATTCGACGGGATGGCCCGATGGTGTCGGCAAGCTGAACCGAACGCTGACGCGAATCACCGATGCCTTTATCGGCGTGGCAGACTCGCACGGCCAATTCTTACGAGACTTCGAAAAATTCCCCGCGGACAAGGTTCACGTGATTCGAAACGGTGTGGACTGCGCTCGATTTTCGCCAAACGATCAGGCGCGAGCAGATGTTCGCGCCGAACTCGGACTGAACGCCGACACACCACTGATTGGAATCGTCGCGGCGCTTCGAAGCGAAAAGAATCATGCGATGCTGGTTCGTGCGGCGGCGGCGATGCGAGATCGCCAACCCGATGCTCATTGGATCATCGTTGGCGACGGACCCGAGAGAGCCGGCATTGAGTCCTTGGCAGCAGAACTGAACATCGCTGATCGGATTCACTTGCTGGGCACTCGGTACGACACGCCGCGATTGGTTTCTTCACTGGATGTGTTCACGTTGTGTTCGCTGAACGAGGCTTCGCCGGTTTCGATTTTGGAAGCGCTCGCGTGCGAAGTCCCCGTGGTTGCGACCGACGTTGGTTCCATCAAGGAATCGATTATCAACGGCGAAACTGGATACTTGATCGCGGTGGAAGATGACGCGGCGATGGCCGACGCGGTCGACCGTATGTTGTCCGACGCGGCAGCTCGCCAGCAGATGGGAAGCTCGGGTCGCAAGCTGGTCCAAGAAACCGGGTCCCTCGAATCGATGGTCGAAGGCTATACCCGGTTGGGCATCGAACTGTATGACGCCAAAGTTTGCCGACCTGCGACGAAACTTGTCGCCGCCAGATCGGTCACTTCTTGATCCGCAATAGCAACTACGTCGGCATGACCAACGGTTGAATTTTGCGATCGTAGCCGGACTTAACTACTTTGCGGCTGCGAATCGTGCGGCAACGGCGTCCCAATCGACAACGTTCCAGAACGTCGTGACATAGTCGGGACGTCGGTTTTGGTAGTTCAAGTAGTACGCGTGCTCCCAAACATCCAAACCCAAAATCGGTGTGCCGCCGATACCGGCGATGGCTGCACCCATCAAGGGACTGTCTTGATTGGCGGTGCTGCCGATCTTGAGCGATCCGCCTTCGACGTACAGCCATGCCCAACCGCTGCCGAAGCGAGTCGCGGCGGCCGCGCCGAACAGTTCTTTCATCTTGTCGAACGAACCGAACGCCGAATCGATCGCAGCGGCCAGATCGCCGGTCGGGTTTCCGCCTTTTCCGGGGCCCATCACGGTCCAGAACAACGAGTGATTGGCGTGACCGCCACCGTTGTTGCGGACGGCGCCCTTCTTGTCGTCAGGTACCGATCCCATGTCCGAGATCAGGTCTTCGATGGACTTGCTTTCCAACGGAGTGCCAGCGATCGCATCGTTGACCTTGCTGATGTACGCCTGGTGGTGCTTGGTATGGTGGATTTCCATCGTCTTGGCGTCGATGCTAGGGGCGAGTGCATCGTGCGCGTAAGGCAATGCGGGCAAAGTATAGGCCATGGCCGAGGGCTCCTTGGAAAGGGATGGTGAAACCATAAGTTTCCAGGACGATAGCGGTCCGTCCAGCCCCCGCAAGTGCCTAGGCCGAATCCGGACGCATCAATTCGCCCATCAAGTAGCTTCGCAGACTGTTTATTACCTGCGAAAAGCATGCTGCGACGTCCTGGCCGCGTCGATCGCGATTGCGAATTGGTTGCAACTGGGCGTGCACATTGGTGCGATTGAAGGACCGACCGGTCGAACGCTCTTCGCGGCTCTCGCTAAGCGTCAATTGGACTCGCAGAGCCATTTGCTGGTCGGCTCGCCGTCGGCCGCCACGCGAATACGTGGCGTTCATCTTGATCGACACTTGGTTTTCGTCCACGCTGATGATTTCGGCGTTGTGGTCGGCGATGAAGCCTCGCAATTTTTCAATCACCAAATCAACAGGTACCGGCGAGACGATATCGAATTCACCGTTCTCGATCGGCCCTGACCCTGTCAACCATTCCAACCAACCGCGGGTGGCGACGGTTTCGTCGGCCGGTGACTGCATCACATTCCCGGCACCCAATTGGATGACGCGGTTGCGACCGTTGTCTTTTGCTTTCAACAGCGCCCTATCCGATCGCGCCAGTACCGTTTCGGCGGTATCGCCCGATTGAAACTCGGTTACACCGAAACTGGCGGTGACGGCCTCGCCACCCAGCGACGGCAGGGGCGTTGATTCGAGTGCAATACGAATCGCTTCGGCGCGTTTCGATGCAGTTGCGTTGTCACAATTCGGCGCCAACAGTAAGAACTCTTCGCCCCCGTATCGTGCGACCGTGTCGCCATCGCGGCTGTGGGCACGAAGGACGGCGGCAAAGCTTTTCAACGCTTCATCACCGGCGGGGTGGCCGTGAACGTCGTTCACGCGTTTGAAGTGGTCAATGTCACAGATGATCAAACTAAAACTCGGACCGCCGGCGATTGTCGCTTCTGTCAGATCTTCCAATTGATTGTCGAAGTGCGCGCGGTTGGCAACGCCCGTCAATGGATCTTGTGTCGTTTGATGGTGAAGCGCTTCAAGACGCTCTTGCAGCGTCGCTTGATCCGACAAGTCACGCACCGTGACAACGGTACCGTATACGCCGGGGACCGAACCGGCCACGGGCGATACATGCACTTGCACCGGAGTCGGAGTTTTACCGGGCTGCTCGATCATCATCGAACGGACGATCGCGCTGCCCTGGGCCAGACAATCGCGGATCAGACAGGCGTCCTCGTCACGGACGAGGTCTTCGTCTCGCAATCGAAGCGAATCGTTGCTGAATCGTTGACCAACGATCGCGTCGGCGGCGATCGCCGTCAATCGCTGCATCGATGCATTCCAGTGAGTGATGGTGCCTTCGCCGTCGGTGAAGGCGACACCGTCTTTCTGGTTTGCAAACATTTGTTGAAAGAACAGCACTTCGCGTTTGTGGACGACACTCGATGCGGATTTGCGACTGGCGGGTGATTCGGCGACCGTCCCCCAAATCGACGGAGCCGCATTGTCCTGTAATTGACGCAACCAACGATCGACGACGATGCGGTGAAGCATCTCGGGCCGTTCTTCCAGCATGCGGCTGAATTCGCCGACCAATTCGGGATCGAATTGAGTCGACGCATGTTGGTTTAGTTCTTGAATGGCGCGTTCACGGCTCATGGCGGGCCGGTAAACCGTATCCGTCGTCATCGCGTCAAAAGCATCTGCGATCGCCAGCATTCGTGAACCGATCGGCAACGCGCTGCCACGAGGACCATCGCCATGCCGGCGACTGTCGTACCACGTGTTGGCGTAACGGATGATGTCCAGCAATTCGTGATCGCCGGTGCAACCACGCAAGATCTCGCAGCCCAGTTCGGGGATCAGCTCCATCGTCAGTTGTTCGTCGACAGACAATTTGCCCGGCTTCCGAAGGATGCGATCGGGAATCCCGATCTTCCCCAAGTCGTGCAGCAACGCAGCGACCTCGATTCGGTCACGCGTATCTTCGTCCAAACCCAACCGTTGCGCCCATGCCGAACAGGACAGCGCGACTCGCAGGCAGTGCGCAGCGGTCGGGGCGTGCTTCGTTCGCAGCGAATAGAACAGCGACGTTGCCATTCCCAACCGAACGACTGCCAACCGATTCTCGAACGGCAAGTCGCTCGAATCGGCAGCGCCAAATTCCGCAGCAGCGACCGATTCTCGAAGGCCGGCCAGCAAGTTTCCTACCCGAGACGGTGTCGACTGGGAGCCGGAATTCAACGAAAAATCTCTGCTGCTCTCTACCATCACAACGGTACAGTCAGAGTTCGCCGGCATGTTTGTAGGGATTGTATTGGTCATACGGGACAACGCGTCCGGGGAGAGCGGTAAAAGGGTATCGATAAGGAAGCCTACGTCACGTAATCACGGCCGCACGACCGTGTTGTCAACTTGGTCACGCGATGGAGCCCCACCCAGGGGAATGGATCGATCGATCGGAATATCAGGGAATGCTTGCGATCGGCATCATTGCTACCTACTATGCGTCTATCCCTTATTCGTCGATTTCGGATGGGGAGATCGCCGTTTTTGGCGGATTCAACGACTCCCCCCCAGTCAGTGTGGCTTTCATTTGGGGCGATCGGTGAATTCGGCCAATCAGTTTTCCACCTAATGATCGGTGCTTTTCGAGTGAGTCTCTCCGAAGTCGACCGTGCTCTGCTTCAACGATGCCTGGACCAAGCTCCACGCGCGTGGCAAGACTTCGTTGACCGATTCCTGGGGCTTGTCGTCCATGTCGCCAACCACACGGCCCAGTCGCGTGGTTTGACGATCGATATGGCGACACGCGACGATTTGGTGGCGGATGTCTTTCTGACGCTCGTCGCTGGCGACTATGCGGTACTGCGCCGGTTCCGTCGCAACAGTTCGCTGGCGACTTATTTGACCGTCGTCTCGCGGCGAGTCATCGCAAGACGACTGACTCAATCCGCTGCCGAGGTCTCCGCATCAGGCCAGTCATCCAATGGGCAAGCGGGCGGGGAAGGTAACGGTCACCATGAATCCGACATCTCGCGAATCGATGACCGTGAAGAAATTCAGCAACTGATGATGCGTCTGGATTCGACCGAAGCCAATGTGGTCCGGATGTACCATCTAGAAGGCAAGTCGTACGACGAAATCAGCCGCGCCGTTGGCATGAGTCTGAACAGCGTCGGCCCGGTGCTGTCACGCGCCCGTGACAAGATGAAAAACGGCCGCGGCTGATTCCTGCGGCCGATTGATAACAACGGACTTCGCTGTTATTCCGTGACGGGTTCGATCGTCGCCGACATACTGCCCTTGCACCGCGCGATCATCTCGTCTTTACCGAACGCCTTGATTTGGTCGCGTTTCAATTCGGCGTGCTCTAACGTTGTGGTCAGACAGATTGCCTTTCCACCTAGGTCGACCTGTTTGGCGATCTGGAATCCGGCTTCGATCGGATGGTGAAACAACCGCTTCATCATCAAAACGACGTAATCGTAACTATGGTCAGGGTCATCCCAAAGCACCACGTTATAGCGAGGCTGCTTCTTGGGCTTCCGTTTTTCGTCGCGCTGCTGTCTTCGGCTGATCTCGACTTCAGGCTCGGCCACCATTGATTGTTGTTCTGCCATTGTGGACCACACTCCTTGCTATTCAGACTCTTCGTATCATTTCGGCTCGGTACATACGTTTGGTACCATCGCAACACGTTACTATCTGAATAATCGGTGTCCGCGATCGCTGCTTCTATTGTAGCGCGGGCGGATACCAACCGGCAGTCCCAAAAATCCACGAAAAATCAAAGTTGTCCCTTTCATGTCGATGTCCTCGATTCTCAATGCCCTCGAAAAGGACTCTGACCGACACCTGGACGACCTGGTCCAATGGCTCCGTATCGCCAGCGTTAGCAGCGATTCATCTCGGAAATCCGATGTTGCACGAGCGGCGGACTGGTTGATGGACAAGTTCCGCGGCGCCGGTTTGGCAGTGGAACTGGTACCCACCCAAGGCCACCCGATGGTGATCGCCGAAACCGCTCCGGTACCTGGCGCCCCGGTGGTCGTCGTTTATGGACACTATGACGTCCAACCCGTCGAACCGCTTGACCAATGGATCAGTGACCCATTCGACCCAACCGTCCGAAACGGCAACCTTTACGCACGCGGTGCGACTGACGACAAGGGCCAAGTCCTGACGCACGTGCAAAGCGTTTGCGATTGGATCGCCAACGGCGAACCGCTTCCGATTCAAGTCAAATTCTTGATCGAAGGCGAAGAAGAAGTCGGCAGCGAGAATCTGGAACGAATGCTTCCCGACTTGGCCGATCGGATGGCGTGTGATTGTGTCGTGATCAGCGACAGCGGTCAGTACTCCGACGGCCAACCGGCAATCACGTACGGCCTGCGCGGCATTGCGACGTACGAATTGCGAATCGACGGTCCAAGCCAGGACTTGCACAGCGGATCGTTCGGCGGCGCGGTCATGAATCCGGCAATCGCAATCTGCCACGTGCTTTCATCGATGGTCGACAAGACAGGCCGGATCCAGATCCCGGGGTACTACGACGACGTCGTCGATCTCGTCGCGTCCGAACGCGAAGCATGGCAGAACCTGCCGCAAGACGAAGCCGCGTTTGCGGATTCGATCGGCGTGAAAGAACTGTTCGGCGAAACCGGGTATACCGCCGATGAAAGGCGTTGGGCTCGTCCCACGTTCGACGTCAACGGCATCACGGCGGGCCATCAAGGCGAGGGCGTGAAAACGATCATTCCCGCGACCGCGTCGGCGAAATTCAGTTTCCGATTGGTACCCAATCAAGACCCGACGAAGATCACCGCGGCGCTAGAGAAACACCTTGCCGATCACATGCCGCCAGGCGTTCGTTACCAATTGTCGCCCGACCACGGCGCGCCGGGCATGTTGGCGGACACGAATAGTCGGTACATGGCTGCGGCCAACACAGCCATCGAAATGGCCTTCGGCAAGAAGCCCGTCTTGATTCGCGAAGGCGGATCGATCCCGATCGTCACGCGATTCCAAGAGGTTCTCGGGTGCGATTGCCTGCTACTGGGATGGGGTTTGTCGGACGATAACGCACACAGTCCCAATGAAAAGTTCCGCATCGCCGATTACCATCGGGGCATTCGTGCTTCGGCTCTACTTTGGGACCAACTCGGAAAACTTCAACCTTCGGAATCCAAATGAAACGTCGTGAATTTATCCAATTGACTGCCGCGGGTTTGATGGCGACTCAGGGAACCACAACCACCTGGGGACGTGAACCGATCGAGCGGACAGGTCCGCCCCGTTTCCAACTCGGATTGGCCGCCTACTCGTTCCGCGATTATTTCGGGTTCATGAAAGGCAAGCCGCAGAAAGCCGCGCCCGGCGGCCCCGCGCTCGACATGATCGGCTTTCTTGACTACTGCGTCGCCCAGAAGATCGATGCCGCGGAATTGACCAGCTACTTTTTTCGCCCCGACCCGGATGACCAGTATTTCTTGGACATCAAACGCGAAGCCTTCATTCGCGGAGTCACGATCTCGGGAACGGCGATCGGTAACAACTTCACCGTCGGCCGAGGCCCCAAACTGGACCGTGAAGTCGAAGACGCGATTCGCTGGATCGATCGTGCGGCGATCCTGGGCGCGCCTCACATTCGCTTCTTTGCCGGCACCGCTGCTCAATTAGCGTCACACCCCGATCGCATTGTCGAAGCATCGGAAGCACTCGCGCGATGCGCCGAGTACGCGGCAACAAAGGGAATCTTTCTGGGCGTCGAAAACCACGGCAACCTGACCGGCCAACAGATGCTGGAATTGATGGAAAGGACCAACAGTCCCTGGGTCGGTATCAACTTGGACACTGGCAACTTCCTTTCGGATGACCCCTACGGCGACCTTGAAAAGTGTGTCCCCTTCGCCGTAAACGTTCAGGTCAAAGTCGCAATGCGGACGCCCGACAACCAACCCTACCCGGCCGATCTGGACCGGATCGCCAAGATCTTAGAACATGCTGGTTATCAGGGGTTCGTAATCCTAGAATTCGAAGAAGAGAATCCGTACGAACGGATCCCCAACATCATCGAAAAGTTCCGAACCGTTTTTGCGTAGTGCGAACAGCGAATAATTTCGTATCCAGCATTGGTAGTGGATTTTCATAGGCTGCTCGCCCAACACCATGTTTTCTGCCACGCCGATGCGTCGACTACGAAGCCGGCGTGGGACGTCGCGCCGGCGTGTAAGTACAGCAATCGGCCGGGCACACGTCGTGCCATGGGCCGAGCGGGCCGATGGCTTGCTTGTCATCGGTGCGGCCGAGTCGTTCTTCGACCAGCATGCGAATCATTTGCACGAACGTCGGCGACGTGCCCGCCGTCTTCGCCCGTGCCATGGCGATACCACGCTGTTCGCACAACTGGGCCGCCTCTTCATCCAGGTCGAACATGACTTCCATGTGATCGCTGACAAAACCGATCGGAACGATGACCAACGACGACAGTTTGGACGCGTCGTCGGTTTCTGCAATCGCATCCAAAACGTCCGGTTCCAACCACGGTTGTTGGGGCGGCCCGCTGCGGCTTTGAAAAACTAAACGCCAATTCGCCGCGCCGACCGCATCGGCCACCAAACGACTGGACTCTTGCAACTGTTTCAAATAGTCACAATTGTCCGCCATCCCCATCGGAATGCTGTGGGCGGTGAACATGACCAGCGTGTCGTCCGGCTTCACGTCGATCGAAGCCGCCGCCTGACGCACCGCGTCGGCCATCGTTTCGATAAAGCGAGGATGGTTGAAGCCCATGCGAACTTTCTCGACGATCGGGGCGTCTTCGCCGACCTCTTCCTGAGCCGCAATGATGTTCTCGCGATATTGGCGGCAACCGCTATAGCAACTGAACATACTGGTGAAGAATGCCAGCGCCCGCTTGCACCCGTCGTCCCTCATTTGACGAAGCGTGTCGGGAAATAACGGATCCCAATTACGGTTCGCCCAATAGACCGGCAAATCAATGTTCGCCGAGGCAAACTCAGCCTTGATTGCCGCCATCAACTCGCGGTTGTGCTGGTTGATGGGGCTGACGCCGCCGAAGTGCTTGTAGTGTTCGGCGACTTCCAACATCCGCTCGCGCGGCACGTTCTTGCCACGCAAAACATTTTCCAGAAACGGCATCACGTCGTCCTGGCCCTCGGGTCCACCAAAGGAAACGAGCAGGAATGAGTCGTAAGGCATTTCGTTGTTTGTCATGTTTGAACGCGGCTGGAGAGATCAGATGTCGAGTGAGTTACAGTTACCCGTCGTCAAGTCGCGGGCTAAAGTTTATCGCTGAAGCCCTTGTCTTCCAGAGCTTTCACCGCTTCGCGGACGCGTTCCTCGGCGTGTTTGGGCGCTACCAATGTCGCGTCCGCCGTTTGCACGATGATCAAGTCTTCCACATCGATCGTGACAATCGTGTGCCCGGGCTGCGTCATAATGATCGCGCCCTTCGTGTCGATGCCGATGTGCGAGCCGACGACGGTGTTGCCGTGCTCGTCAGGATCGTTCAACCGCGCCAGAGCTTGCCAACTGCCGACGTCATCCCAAGGAAACGGTGCTTCGATCACAACAACATTCTTGTACGTTTCCATGACCGCGTAATCGATCGAAGTTCCTTTGATCGCCGTGAATTCTCGCTCTAGCACGTCGTCGAAATCGGGACGTCCCATCGCGTCGGCAATCGCGTGCAGGTGAACGCTCATCGCCGCCGCATTCGTTTCCAGCGCGTCCAGAATGGTCGAAGCACGCCACACAAAAATACCGCTGTTCCAAAAGAACGTTCCGGCATCAACATAGGATTCTGCTGTCGCACGGTCGGGCTTTTCGCGGAACTTTTCTACCTTGTAGGCATCCACGCCATCGGCTGCGATCTTGTCAGCTCGTTGGATGTACCCGAACGACTCGGCCGGGTAACTGGGCTTGATTCCGAAAGTCACGATACGCGTGGGATCTTCGTCGATCAGCTTTTCCGCAGCCGCCAAAGCAGCCTGGAACTTCGCGTGGGAAGCAATCACGTGGTCCGACGGCATGACCACCATGGTCCCATCGGGATCCGTCCGCTTGATCATCGCGGCAGCCAAGCCCACGCACGGCGCGGTGTCCCGTTTGCAAGGTTCACCAACCACGTTGGCGGCGGGCAACTCGGGAAGTTGTTCGCGGACCGCTTCGACCAGAATTTTATTGGTGACGATCATTTGACGCTCAGGCGGGATCAGGTCGCCCAGTCGATCGACCGTCGATTGGATCATCGTACGTTGACCCGAGAGTGCCAGCAGTTGCTTCGGAACCAATTTACGACTCGCGGGCCAGAAACGAGTCCCGCTTCCCCCGGCCATGATCACAGCGTGCAACATCGAACAAGCTTCCAAACAACGGTTTCTCGGAACGTCCAGCCCGCCTTGGACGCCAATGCAGACATCCCGCGGTACAACTAGCCGAAAACCGTAACCGACGTGGTCGCCGCCGTGAAGATCCCGCAACCGGCCATGGCCGTCACAACTCGATCGCCGAGTCGTGGCTTGCGACTTGTTGCCGCCGTCGCGTCGGCATAAAACGAAGCCGTCACGCTGGCTCGCCCAATCACTTAAAAGTTGAATCCATGTTGCAACTCGGCTTTGTATCCGCCATCACCCCGGATTTGTCGCTCGAAGAAGTCTTTCGGACGGCTGCCGAGATCGGCTATGACTGTGTCGAAGTCATGTGTTGGCCGCTGGGCAAGTCGACGCGACGCTACGCCGGCGTGACTCACATCAACTTGGCCGAACTTGACGATCGCGGCATCGCCTCGATTCACGAGCTGTCCGCCAAGTACGGTGTCAGCATTTCGTCGTTGGGCTACTACCCTAACGCCCTTTCGCCCGACGCGGCCGAAGCCGAACACGCGGTCGAACACATTCGATCGGTGATCACGGCCGCGGCTTTGCTGGGTGTCGGCAACATGACAACCTTTATCGGCCGAGACTGGACCAAAAGCGTTGACGATAACTGGACTCGTTTTTTGGAAACCTGGCAGCCCATCATCCGGCACGCTGAATCCGAAAACGTCAAAGTGGGCATCGAAAACTGCCCCATGCTGTTTACCGCCGATGAATGGCCGGGCGGCAAAAACTTGGCTCACAGTCCGGCGGTCTGGGATCGAATGTTCAATGACATCCCCAGCGATCACTTCGGACTGAACTACGATCCGTCGCACCTGGTGTTTCAACACATGGACTGCATCAAACCGATGCATCAGTTCGCCGACAAGCTGTTCCACATTCACGCTAAGGACGTACGCGTGGATCACTCCATGCTCGATCAGGTCGGCATCTTGGCCCACCCGAACCTGTACCATTCACCGAAGTTGCCCGGCATGGGTGATGTGAACT
Encoded here:
- a CDS encoding sugar phosphate isomerase/epimerase family protein, with translation MLQLGFVSAITPDLSLEEVFRTAAEIGYDCVEVMCWPLGKSTRRYAGVTHINLAELDDRGIASIHELSAKYGVSISSLGYYPNALSPDAAEAEHAVEHIRSVITAAALLGVGNMTTFIGRDWTKSVDDNWTRFLETWQPIIRHAESENVKVGIENCPMLFTADEWPGGKNLAHSPAVWDRMFNDIPSDHFGLNYDPSHLVFQHMDCIKPMHQFADKLFHIHAKDVRVDHSMLDQVGILAHPNLYHSPKLPGMGDVNWGQFFSTLTDTGYRGPVCVEVEDRAFEKSDEDRKLALVQSHTFLRNFVPRPMV
- a CDS encoding mannose-1-phosphate guanylyltransferase; this encodes MLHAVIMAGGSGTRFWPASRKLVPKQLLALSGQRTMIQSTVDRLGDLIPPERQMIVTNKILVEAVREQLPELPAANVVGEPCKRDTAPCVGLAAAMIKRTDPDGTMVVMPSDHVIASHAKFQAALAAAEKLIDEDPTRIVTFGIKPSYPAESFGYIQRADKIAADGVDAYKVEKFREKPDRATAESYVDAGTFFWNSGIFVWRASTILDALETNAAAMSVHLHAIADAMGRPDFDDVLEREFTAIKGTSIDYAVMETYKNVVVIEAPFPWDDVGSWQALARLNDPDEHGNTVVGSHIGIDTKGAIIMTQPGHTIVTIDVEDLIIVQTADATLVAPKHAEERVREAVKALEDKGFSDKL